CTTGGTTTTATGGTTATGGTAAAGTTGACACCCATGGAATGTGTTTACATTTGTagtaatctgtgtgtgtgtgtgtgtgtgtgtgtgtgtcagggtgAGTGATGAGAAAGATGCTCGGGGCTACCTGCAGGCTCTGGCCACTAAGATGACAGAAGAGCTGGAGGGGCTGAGAAGCAGCAGCCTGGGAGCGAGAGCCACggtaaataaacacaaacacttcgTCTGTCTGCTGCAGAACTAAAGGAAATcccttcttgttgttgttgttgttgttgttggtagAAACTAGTTCAgtaattatacattttaaaatgatgaagcCAAAGTGTAGCTTGAATGAATATCATCAAAGAAGACAGTCTTTTGCTCCTTTACACTGACAGATAAGTCGAGGAGTGGTGAGTCCCTTTCTGTCTTGTGATTCACTCAGTTTCAGCTTCTGTCTCCGTTTCAGGACATGCCGTGGAAAATGCGGCGTTTGGCCAAGCTGGACATGTCTGCACGCCTGGAGCTGCAGTCGGCTCTGGACGCTGAGATCAGGGCAAAGCAGAGCATCCAGGACGAGCTGAACAAAGTAAAGGCCAACAACATTTCCACAGAATGGTATGACTGCTaaacttgtcttttttttaaaaacaacttaaaaacaCTTTTGCTAAACGACAGCTAACGTATCATTGTGTCTGATCGATCAGTAAACTGCAGGATGTTGAAAGTAAAAACCAGGAACTGCTGGCTGAGATTGAGCGTCTGAAAAAGGAGACGGAGGAGCTGCGGCTACGGCGAGGTGAGTACGCGTGCTGTGGCTGAATGGGCGCTGTGCACTGAAACCTTTGGAGATTATCACACTACAGGAGGGTTACGCAACAATCAGACGCTCGGGACTCTTAATGTGCTGTGTACAGAAAAATGTATTGTTGCTTGGGGCTCATGAATCTGCCCCCCAGCTCTTTGAGGCAGTCCTGTGACTCGTGTAAGTCACCCTTTGATGTTTTGATATTGTGTTCTTAACAATGGTTGTCTTATTTGTCCTGTGACTATAGGTGTCAAGCACCAGGATTCCCAGAATTCCTTCTTGGCTTTTCTCAATGCCCCCACCTCAGCTCTCGACCAGTTCGATGTAAGCATTAACGAGAAAATCTGGTTATGAGCACAACAATGTGTCTACCTCAAATGAAAGATTCAAATCCATGACTTTAAATTCTCTGCTCTCCattaagatgttgttgttttcttcacgctttcattatttatttttttcaccagtttttatttttgttttgtcttttgttttcctCACATCACTTCCTGCTACACAAGGATTCTTAttcctcatcctcatcttctTTAATTGAGTTTTGGGAAGATGTAAGTTTATCTTGGTTAGTTGggggtcagtgtgtgtgtctgtgtgtgtgtgtatgcacatgCAACAGTAGCTGTATGCTGTAGGACTGAACATATGAACTAGATGAGAAGATGGTGTATGTGCATACTgtagatttgtgtgtgtgtgtgttaccgtATGGAAACGTGGGTCAGACAGTATTAGCTGTTATTTGAAGAAGGAAAACTTGTTTATATTGTGCTCTTATAACAAGATGATTTAAAAGTGGCTCCACAGGATGGGTTTCACATTTCAGCTCACATATATTagttaaaactaaaactacatgTGATTCTACtaagataaaaatgaaaatatagatGAACTATCCTTTTAGTTTCTGTTAGTTTGGTTTAAAAAACTTGCCTCGAGAGGTTTTGATGGGCGTGTTTTATGGAGACTCTGAGTCAGCTGCCCTTTAAAACTTGTGTAACTCTATGACCTAAATCTGagactaaaaactaaaataaaactaaacattttcaaacattaaaaactaaagTGGAAGAAGAAAATCCACTGAagctaaactgaattaaaaaactAACCAGAAAATGCAAAACTCTAATAACTGGTTATTTGTACCATATCTAAGCCCACAATCCTTTGAGTTTGGCGACAGAGCGTAGGACGCATACTGATCTTTcactttctcttttcatgtagtCGAGAAGGACGTCAGGAGAATCATTTTGTCTATAACAGTTGAAATTAGGAGGGTTTGATAGTGAGTATGAGCCCAGGCAGTGAGAGTGAAGTAAACGAGTGTCGAGGGCTGACAAAAAGTGAGTTTGCACTGGAGCACCAAAGGCAGCATGAAAACACAACAGTAGTTGATTTCCAGTCTACATCTTCTGACTGTCAGTATTGCACTGGCCTGCAGTTTTTACTTCAGGCTAAACTGGATCTGCTGCGTCTGGCCTCCTTAGAAGCTACATGACCTCCATGTTTGCTGCTAACATGAGAGCATTTTGGATTGAAGCTGCTCAGCGAGGGAATAATAATATTGTGGCAGCTTCTCTAAACACACTGAGGACAAACGGGGAAAAGTGGAGTTTGCAGAATATGTCCACTTTTAAAAGGAGATGTTTTCATTGTTTCCAGTGCAGTCAGATTCATTTTACCTGCTTTAAGAAAATAACATGGCTTTATAGTttaattcaatatttagtatgaaCACTTGTGAAGGTGGACATTTCTTGTAGTCCTTGTATTTAGATGCTTGCTAGGCTACTGGACTGGCTCTACTTTGGCTTTCTAGAGCGAGAACCTGAGAAAACAACATCATTCACAAACTTGAAGTATTTGTCCAGTCAGGCCTGTCACTGTTCTCTCTACTGCATTTCCTTAGTAGCTCCTTCCTCATTACATGTGTACTTTTCCACCATGTCTGCAGCACAGCCCTCATGGATACAGGAATCTAATGCAGTGCTTCCCAACCAGGCTCGCTGTGCCCCAGCGTGATGTTACACAGTTCATTTGACTGAAACAAGCAGCTTAAATTCAACAAAGCGACTGaactgaaaaatgtttgtttgagCAGAAAATGATGGATGCAGGTGTGGTGAATCATGAGCTAGAgctgataaaaatgtaaatcGATGGTTTTCTATTAGTGTCATTGTGCTGCAGAGGAAACGCTGCATTGGCCGGACATGGTTGGGAATCACGGGTCTAATGTAGTACAGCCTTTTTCTCCCATTTTCATGTGTCTCCCGGAGTCTGTTTAAAGATGTTTTCAGCCTTTCTGACATTCACTCATCTGTGTCTCTGCCTCTCCTCCTGCCACTGAAGCACTCGCCGTCCGTCGGCCCAGCTAGCAAAGGCAGACGTGTAAGCACCATCACAGATGTGTAGTCTCGTCACGCTGGTTCAtttgtgtggctgtgtgtttgcatggcaggtgtttgtttgaatttgtCAGATTGTGCCTGTATGTGGTGCTGCTACGggtgctttgtttgtttgcatggTTTCTGGTGGATGCTTGGCACGGGCACTGGGCTGTGATGTGTGATACTGTTGTGCTTTGAAAGTGTTTGCTGTGTGTATTATGGTGACAGCCCTTTCCTATTAGCATGGATGCTGGCTAGCTGTTCTTCTTCATTTTCCCTCATCGCCTTCCTTTTACAccttcctccctctcctcccgTTTGTCGCACCTTTCTTACTCTCTGTTCTCTCTTGCAATTTTCCTCTCTCCACAGGTGGACTCTGTGGATAATTTCACCCCCTCCAACACTCCGTCTCGGGAAGATGACCCCAAGTCCCACCTTAAGCCCCGCTCTCGTTCACCTTCCATGGCTAGTGACATAGAGCCAATAGAGGTTAGCCATTCCCTAAATCTGGGCAAGAAACCCACAGCTCCAGCGTCTCAGCCTCGTTTGCTAACCAGCAGCACATTAGCCTCTCAGACTGAGGTTAAATATTATGCAGCAAGTAAACATCAGAGCTCTGCTGAAAACCAAAGAACATCACTGGCAGCTCGTTTATCCAGCATGATGTGGATCTTCTCATGGCTGAACATTTGTGTGATCCTGAAGCTTCACCAAGCTTGTTCTTTGCGACACAACGATTCTTCACGTTTTTATAGGACGAAACAGtgatgatgttttttgtgttgttgttcacGTAGTTGATCGATCATCCTCGCTCAGTTCAGACGCCCACCATGCGCTCAGGAGGTTATGGCAGTATCGGGCGCTCCTCACCTAAGGTTAGTCATCGATTACTCGCCGCTGAACAACCACGGCTCAAGTTTCTCTGTTTGATAACCGCTCGTTATGCCCTCTGCAGCCCAAAGCACATCAGTTTGTAGTGAAGACATTCAACACACCCACTAAGTGTAACCAGTGCACCTCTCTGATGGTGGGGCTCATCCGTCAAGGCTGTACGTGCGAAGGTGAGCGCGAGAGGAACGGCCGGGGGATGTTTGACACGATTCAGTACTTCTACAGTCACAGCCCTGACCCGTCTCCCTCTGTCCTTCTAGTGTGCAACTTTTCCTGCCATGTAACGTGTGCGGACAAAGCTCCAGCTGTGTGCCCCGTGCCGCAGGACCAGACCAAGGGCCCGCTGGGCATCGACCCTCAGAGGGGGATCGGTACTGCTTACGAAGGACACGTCAGGGTGAGTGAAGGCTCAGAGACCTGTGAGGGACCGGTTCTAAAGAATGCAAATGTCTGCAGTGTGTACGATCCTCGCCGTTTAGAAACCGCTGACGCTGGACGCTTGGCGAGATGCAGGACTGATCGCACTGATGCACAGATCTAAGAGGTCTGTTAATgaactgtttgtgtttgtaggtGCCCAAACCAACCGGGGTGAAAAAGGGTTGGCAGAGGGCGATGGCTGTGGTCTGTGACTTTAAATTGTTCCTCTATGAACTGGGAGAAGGAAAAGCAACACAGCCAAGTGTGGTAGTCAGTCAAGTCATAGATATGAGGTAAGAACTCCTCCTGAAACTAAGAAAAGCATTTAAGGAAGAATTGCCTGCTTCTGGTTTTTTAGTTTCTAAGTAAATGTCAGTAAAAGTCACCAGAATGTGACTTTTGTGTTTTGgataaaatgtgtgttttacagACGCATGCGAGTAAATTATGATGgaaatctttgttttctgacACATTTAAACCCaaagattcatttaaaaaagagaaaaatgaatcAGTCGTTAAAATAATGACACAAAGGGGAGCTCGGCCATCAGCTGGTGTCAGTCCCAGCCCACATCAGCTGGTATCCAGTCGGTGGACTGAAGCTGCTGTAGCACGCTTACAGTCGATGGgcatctgcaagctgctttgcaactcACCTCCACCCTTCATGCTGGGTTAGACATAAACAATAGTGCTGTTGCTCTCCCAGTCGTGCATGTGGAAATAACCAGCGCCTGTTAACTGCAGCGCCGTGACGGGAACATTTCTAACAGTTTcttcaaaaatgttttggaCTTGCGGCGGAGCCTTTAGTGACGAGCATCGTTTCAAAGCAAGAGTACAAAATGTTAACGTGCGATGAAAACACTGATCTCAATCTTTCACTCAGGGATGAAGAGTTTTCAGTCAGTTCAGTCCTGGCCTCTGATGTCATCCACGCCAGCCGCAAGGATATTCCCTGTATATTCAGAGTGAGTACCTGTCCACGCCGTGCGTGTCAGTAAAGCGGCTCCTGGGTCAGGGCTGCGTGCACAGTCGTGTTTGTATTTCTAATGATTGTCGTTGCCAAAGAACCATATTATGACAACTGGATGAACTTGAAGAAGAGATGCGTCAAACGCCAAAATAATCTCTTTCAAACACATAATGTGACCCTTCATCGtccctcctctttcctcaggTGACGGCGTCCCAGCTGTCCCCCTCCAGCAGCCACAAGCCCTCCATCCTGATCCTGGCCGACAGCGACCAGGAGAGGACCAAGTGGGTGGGCCTCCTCAGTGAGCTCCACCGCATCCTGAAGAGGAACAAGCTCAAGGAGCGCTTCGTCTACGTCCCCAAGGAGGCTTACGACAGCACCCTGCCCCTCATCAAGACGACACAGTCTGCTGCTATCATAGGTGGGCGCTCAACAAAGAGCGTCACCAACACGCTCAACCCTCAGCAAGTGTTAAAGGAAATCGCGACCCAAAAACTCTGTGTTGTCATCTGACCCGAGTTCAGTCGTGTTTTAGAAATGCACCGTTTAATCATCACAGGAGCCGTTACCTGCCAAAGTCAGACAAAGACCCTCCCAGCAGTTTATCGATAGTTTTGAGTTTTCAGTACAGTCTTTGTCTCCTCAGCGCTGCTGTCTCACCTCATTTGTTTTACTCTCAGATCACGAGCGCGTCGCCCTGGGCAACGAGGAAGGCCTTTTTGTCATCCATGTCACCAAAGATGGTAGGATCTGTGTTGATGTTTTTGGTGCTTGAGAAGAGTTCCCGGCTGTGCGACTTGTGTCGCCTCTCCTTTCTGCCTCTTTTCCCTCACTCCTCCCTCTGTCCTCAGAGATAATCCGGGTGGGGGACAACAAAAAGGTGCACCACATTGACCTGATGCTCCAGGAGCAGCTGCTGGCGGTCATCTCCGGCAGGAACCGCCACGTCCGCCTCTTCCCCACGCAGGCCCTGGACGGCCGCGAGACCGAGTTCTACAAGCTGGCGGAGACGAAAGGCTGCCAGACCATCGTGTCGGGTCCGGTCCGCAACGGCTCGATCACCTGCCTCTGCGTGGCCATGAAGAATAAAATCATATGTTACGAGGTCAGAAAAAGCTCACGCTTGCTAACCCTCGAGGCTTCTGCCACGTCTCACTTGATGTGACTTGATGTGATGTGCTGACACTCCTGCAGGTGAATAAGAGTAAAATGCGTCACCGTCGGCTGCGGGAGCTGCAGGCCCCAGGGCCGGTTCAGTGGATGGGTCTGCTCAGTGAGCGTCTCTATGTGGGCTATCAGTCTGGCTTCATGCGCTACAGGTACTTTACATCATTACAGCTGCGCTCCTCTGAGCCCTTCAGCGTACACAAGTCTGACTTTGTGCTCCTGAAACCCTCCACAGTGTCCATGGGGACATGTCCCCTGTCAGCCTGCTCCACGCTGAGGACCACACACTGGCCTTCATCCCTCAGCAGGGCCTGGACGCCCTCTGTGCCGTGGAGATCTCCAGCAaggagctgctgctgtgcttcAGTGCCATCGGCGTGTACGTGGACTCACAGGGCCGCAGGTCGCGGCAGCAGGAGCTCATGTGGCCGGCTGTGCCCATCGCAGCCTGTGAGTGCGCGCTGTTACAGTTTGATACACAGATGTGTGAATGCGACACGCGTGTGCGAGGCAGTCACCCTGTGCTTATACAACTCAACGTGACTGTTGGGCCGTTACAGGatgttgtttgtatttgtgtacaTTTTATCTGAAAGAGTGAAACTGCGATCTCAGCTGCTGTATTATGTTCCTCAGGCTACAACGCCCCCTACCTGTCCGTGTACAGCGAGAACGCCGTGGATGTGTTTGATGTCAACACCATGGAGTGGATTCAGACCATCCCGGTCAAAAAGGTCGGTGTCTGTGTGAAAGTGACTGAAGCTTCAGCAGTTTTGGAAATAACTCAGTCTCACCTTTGATGGCTGCACAGATCAGTCAGCTTTAAACACTGATGTGTGTGGTGTGTATGTACGGTGACTCCAGGGACTAAACTAAAAGCTCACAGGTCACAAGTTGGTCTGAATCTTAGCAGATTTGCTGATTTCTCTGCTCGCCCTCCAGATGCGACCTCTGAATGTGGACGGCTCTCTGAACCTGCTGGGGCTGGAAACCGTGCGCCTTATCTACTTTAGAAACAAGATGGCCGGTAAGATCGCTCTCTGTGCCGTGTGAGGTGAAGAATACGTTCTCAGTCTCTTTTTAGCATTTTTCGGTTAAATGTCTTTATTATTAAGCGTAGGATTAACTGCAAACTACTGTAGTGGCAGGTCAGGATCCAGCTGATGTGACCTGCTTATATAACAGCATAAGACCAAATTACAGCGTGGCAAACTTAAAGGTTAATCGGCGCTAGGCCACATGTCATCACGACCCTCACAGATGGAAGTAGCTGATGTTTGCGTCACGTGACATGCAATAAGTTAAAGGAAGTcgcacataaaaacaaaaagtcctcTCTGTTGCCAGTTTGAATCTTCCTCCTGGTTTTAATCTGTGTCCAGCATCAGCAGCCAAACGATGATCTTTGTTGATCTTTCAGAGGGCGACGAGCTGGTCGTCCCGGAGACGTCAGACAACAGCCGGAAGCAGATGGTGCGCAGCATGAACAACAAGAGACGCTACTCGTTCAGAGTGCCGGAAGAGGAGCGACTTCAGCAGAGGAGGTAGTTTACCTGAAGCTTTGTACTCGCTGCGAGGAGCTCTCGGAGAATTCACCGTTATTTCCCCAAAGCTGCTCTCACCACGCTGAGCTGTTTTCTAATGCTGATGAATGATGGCCTGGTCCCGATGGTTGTGGATCTATATTTTTAACTGAACCAGCTGTATTAGCATCATCATTGTAGggaggaaaaagtgaaaaacctCTTTGCTCTCTTTGACGCTCTGATCCTGTGTCTGTGATTCCAGAGAGATGCTGCGAGATCCCGAGATGAGGAACAAACTGATCTCCAATCCAACCAACTTCAACCACGTGGCTCACATGGGACCAGGAGATGGGATCCAGATCCTGAAAGATCTGCCCATGGTACATCTGCATACACACGAACATGCTTCCTGTGAGCGTGCGATCCCTGACGTGTTCACACACTGAAGCCCCCTCACCCTCACACTGACACTGTCTGGTCCTGAGTTGTGTGTCTGTAGAGAGCGTGCATCATGTTTTTCTGCCccgtgcgtgcgcgtgtgtgtgttgtttacaTGCACCCTCCTCACTCCTCTCCCCCCGCActgcactctgtgtgtgtgtgtgtgtgtgtgtgtgtgtgtgtgtgtgttttctgcgTGTTTAAACCAGAACGTCCGTGTTCAGGATAGCCGAGCGGGGTTCAGCGGCTCCGTCAGCATTCCCTCCATCACCAAGAACCGGGCCGAGCCGGGCCGCTCCATGAGTGCCAGCAGCGGACTGGGCATACGTGAGTACCGGCAGTCGTGTTAGAGCTCACGTTCAGGAGAGGTTCGTCTGTCAGATGCTGTGGCTTCATGTTCGCCGCCTCCTCTCGTCTCTGCAGGCTCGTCCTCGCAGAATGGCAGCGCTCTGCGCAGGGAGCTGTCAGGGGGAAGCTACGGGTCCAAACGCCAGACCATGACCTCTCCTTCCGAGAGCTCCCTGTCCTCTGGCGGAGGGGTGGACTGCGGTGATGCTCCGCTCTCACAGTTCGACAGAGAGGTCAGTGAACATGCAGCTTCACTCTGAGTATTAAACAGAAAGTGTTTCGTCCAAACAAACTAACCTCGCCATTAACTAAATAACTCAGTTTTTACTGGCTGTTGGCTCGAACCTGCAACATCATGTCAATCAAACATCAGCTTCGTATGAAGTCCACATAGAGACGGTTGTTTTCTTGTTGTGAACTTTTAGCAGGTAGACATTATCAGCAGAAACTGCCTTTACTCCCCTTTGAACAAAACTCCTCCCTCCATCAGTCACGAGCATCCCGACATCTGCAGGCCGCGCTCCTCATCCCATCGCTCCGGCAGGTGTTAGCTCCCTGTGATGTCAGTAGAGACCGTTATTGCCATGATTCTTGCTTTTAGCTCTTTTAGGTCGGATGAGAGCCAATCAGACTCCAGTCTGGCACTGGTGGTGCAACATCGCTCATAATGGTTTCCGGCAACATCACTTCTAAGTTGTTTTCACTCGCATGAAGTGACTCTGATCGAGAGTAcaggaaaaaattaaaagttatGGGCGAcgtctgccccccccccccagtcccCTTGTCATTCCCCCTGCTGGTCCTCCCTTCCCATTGGACGTTGTCAACTCCATCCTGCCCCATCTCGCCTCCCTCCATCCTAACTCAGCTGTTCCCTGCTTCGTGCCTGtcccccctcccttttccttcatccctCCCCACCCCAGCATGTTGTCTGTGGGCTGGGCGCTGAGTCTGAACTCTCCTCTGCAGTGGCAGGCAGTCTCACCGTCGGAGAAGACCCCCGATCTGAAAAGGGCTTTAAGGACCCTGCTTAGTAAGATGAAGGTAACGTCAACAGCTGCAAACACACAACTGAGAGCACCGTGTCACTGTgtatcagacacacacacacacacacacacacacacacacacacacaccactgagAGTCTGTGGCCCCCTTCGCTGCACCATTTCAGCACCGTCACATCAGCAGCCTCTGATTGGTTTGTTGCATCTCTCAGCTGCACCATCTGGCCTTCGTGTCATCGCCTTTCGTTGCCGATGGAGTGACGCGGCGCTGCTTCACCATCGCTAATCACAGAGCATGTGTGCTTCCATACTGCCCCCCGATGGCCTGCCCATGTTTCCTAACCAGGAGCTGTCAGCTTAGAGCACAACCAGACCTCAGGTTAATCAGCAGGTGATGGGAAATGAATACAGAGTAAAGGAACAATGTCACAAACTTGaataaacagataaatattTTGGCATTAATAATCCACACAAGTTTTCAATGCATGATGTTTCCTCGTTTGCCGTTCCATCGTTGTATTGGTGGTGCCACCCAGGAGGCCCCTGGTTATAAGACTGTGCCGtcacacaaaggaaaaaaaactccagAAATTCTCTCATGATAGAGAACAAGAGTGTGCATGCTTGAGTGACGCGTGTCAGGTCACTGTTTAGTCGATGTGGGCGGGAGCACAGTGTAGCTGCGCCTTTGCTGCCCATCTACACTGACTCATGCAGCTGTGCTTCGTGTAGCCGTAGTGTGACTGTGCTCTTTAGTATTTTATAGCTGGGGTGTGTTTAGATGGGATATAAATAGACGATTGGATCGGTGAACTGTAAGAAACGTACATTACACAGTGTATGAAACACCCAGGACATCAGTGAGCTGGGAGGAGCCTCACACACTGTACATCACTACAAGGGTGAAAGGGGTGAagcaagcccccccccccacacacacacacaccctcccccCACCACCAGCTCGGCCTGCCtgcatgtttgttttccttcagcTGATCATTTCTGGTCAATCGAGCCGTTCATCTGCATAAGCGGAAGACGAGGCGGGGGCGGGTCAGCGTCACTCAGTCTGACTTCCTGTCTGCCCCGCCGTCACAAAAAGCAGATTAATGAGCAGCGCATGTGCAGCAAGCACTCGTCATCAGTAGCTGTTAGGAGCAGACAGAGGCGCAGCTTCATCTGTCGTACGCGTCCCAGTTTACTTTGTGGAAGGGATCGTCTAATTTCTCCAACTCTTCCCTCTTTCCTCCAGGATTCAGACTCCCCGCGCCACTCCACGGCCTCCAACAGCTCCACCTTCAGCAGCCCTCCCAGCCCGGCCTCCCCACACAAGACCAAGTCCCTGTCCTTGGAGAGCACAGAAAGGATGGGCTGGGACACATGAGCCCCCAGCGGCCCATCCAACCCCCCTCACCCACCCACCGACTGACCCATCAACCGACCCACCGACCGACAGCACAGGACTCCAAATTCTCCAACTCTTCCTTTTTTGAATATTGTTCCCTCACTGCCCAGAGAACTGCACCTCCTGCTCACCACTCCCTCCCAAAGAAGATTTGTCCCACTTTACCCCCCCCCGCACTGTGTCTCAGCGTTCTTCCACAGTGGGGCCGAAACACTCGCTAGAAAGCGAGGGACAAGCTATCAAATACTATCAGTGGTGTACATGTGGGTGCTGATgttttgcttgtgtgtgtgtgagtgtgagagagagagagagagagaaggtgtGTGTGATGTTGGGCAGGTGATGCGGGAACAGGAAGCTCCCATTTTGGCTCTTTTTGGTCAACTTGTCGAGATTCACTGAGAGACTCTTAAAAAGTCACGATGCAATCCAAAAAGAAGATGAAATATTATTGAGAGCAGAAGGTTTGTACTTGTACATAGGACCCGCCGGGATTCAGGGGGAcagtgttttaatttatttatcaaTCATAGACGAGGAAAGGGAGCTCTGCTGCTTTGTGGCCGAAGCAGACGGGTGGATTTAACCCCCCCCACCACCTGCTTTCTCTCTGGGtgctgcaaaaaaaacaaaaaaatttaaaaaggaattacttttattttttgctcctGCTACTAAGTGCAGTGActttataacatttttaatttccacCATCAGCAAAAAGCTCCAACAGCGGCTCCTGTCACATCACACGACAAACTCATTCGGTTCCTCAGAGCGAACGACATCATCAGGGGTGCGCGTCCTCCGTCGTAGACGCTCCACGTTGTCCAGCCAAAACTCCCGTCACAGTCATGTACATAGGTTCAGAGTAGAGAGTAATATATGATAAGGAAAATACTATAGAGAACTACACGGGACGGAAAACTCCTCCTTTATTTTCCCGCTTTTGTTTGGAGTGATTCCGGGTTGTATCGCACTCGAAGCCAttttaaaaccactttttttgtttttactgatttattttagatttgtttgttttcatgttgtttctatgacgtacgtgtgtgtgcgtgtgcgcgcaTCCCTCCCCTCCACGGgatgagtggaaaaaaaaaaaaagaagctgactTGTGTATCGGCACTGCtgcctgtacacacacacacacacacacacacacacacacacacacacacacacacacaggcggtTGTTGCCTTGTTGTGCTCCTCTGACTGTTGGCGGTGTTTGAAAGGTCGCTGAGATGAGCTCCGTTTCACCAGATACGGACAAAAGAGGGCGACGCTGCGACTTTGCTCATTCCAACGAATGTTTTAATGACTCGTGAAAATTTGTAAGAGGAGGGATTAAAAAAATGAGAATGTAAACAGTGCGAGGAAGTCACACCTGGGTTTGTGTTCTGGAGGCGATGGAGTAAATGACCTCTGTGctgcctgttgttgttgtgtgaacTGAACAGGGCCGGAGCTCTGAGCCGCCTCCACGGCactactttactttacttttcctttgtCAGAGTGGAaaggcctttaaaaaaaatagaagaggGGGGAAATGGTGTGGCAGCTTCTGGCTGCAGAGCAGGGCATTCACAGCCAAAAACCTGTTACCTCTGTTCATCTCCTGTGATTTCCAAGCAGACTGAAAGGCATTTTGTCCCGAGGGACACGGCGGCGTGGCATTATCTGTGCAAAGAACCCACAGAGAGGGTTTTAGCCTCGCTCCACGTGATTCCACTCGTCCTGTTTGTCAGAAAGGGAAAACTCTTCAGTGGTCATTCCCCCTGTGGAAACACAGCAAAGAGCTGCAGACAGCTCATTCCAggtgttattatttttattttattattttttaatttgaagaGAGAGGTTTAGAGCTCCCAGCTGGTTTTACTCCAAATATcttaggacttttttttttaa
The genomic region above belongs to Pelmatolapia mariae isolate MD_Pm_ZW linkage group LG15, Pm_UMD_F_2, whole genome shotgun sequence and contains:
- the cdc42bpab gene encoding serine/threonine-protein kinase MRCK alpha isoform X6, giving the protein MSGEVRLKKLEKLILDGPAQSNGQCLSVETLLDILVCLYDECNNSPLRREKNVLEFLEWAKPFTSKVKQMRLHKEDFEILKVIGRGAFGEVAVVKVKNTDKVFAMKILNKWEMLKRAETACFREERDVLVNGDCQWITTLHYAFQDDNNLYLVMDYYVGGDLLTLLSKFEDRLPEEMAKFYLAEMVLAIDSVHQLHYVHRDIKPDNILLDMNGHIRLADFGSCLKLMEDGTVQSSVAVGTPDYISPEILQAMEDGKGKYGPECDWWSLGVCMYEMLYGETPFYAESLVETYGKIMNHKERFQFPQQITDVSEEAKDLIRRLICSREHRLGQNGIEDFKQHPFFAGIDWDNIRMCEAPYIPEVSSPTDTSNFDVDDDCLKNSETMPPPSHTAFSGHHLPFVGFTYTSKCTLSDRGCLRQLGGEPGKAGQDKLDVEVQRSLEDSLATEAYERRIRRLEQEKLELSRKLQESTQTVQALQHTGEGPLSANKEVEIRSLKSEIDILKKQIADSGQLEKQLEDVTLARRDLEDSSKHIKTLEKQMKSITQERDDLQKDLMDASEKLKSQSKELKEAHSQRKLAMQEFSELNEKLTDLRSVKQRLVRQLRDKEEEMESQNQKVEALRLEVRKAERAKKEMEAQVEEQAAEAQKEKKLRERNEQYSRQLEEELEGLKVKQAGPSAAPAPADQTQEVGRLRGEMEKKTMFFEEELARRGAQYSAELKALRKELRDAESQQLNLQKEILMLKDKLEKTRRESQSEREELETEYKQEYERERVLLTEENKKLSSELDKLTTMVEKMSSSNRQLEDEMRGLADKKESVAHWEAQITEIIQWVSDEKDARGYLQALATKMTEELEGLRSSSLGARATDMPWKMRRLAKLDMSARLELQSALDAEIRAKQSIQDELNKVKANNISTECKLQDVESKNQELLAEIERLKKETEELRLRRGVKHQDSQNSFLAFLNAPTSALDQFDHSPSVGPASKGRRVDSVDNFTPSNTPSREDDPKSHLKPRSRSPSMASDIEPIELIDHPRSVQTPTMRSGGYGSIGRSSPKPKAHQFVVKTFNTPTKCNQCTSLMVGLIRQGCTCEVCNFSCHVTCADKAPAVCPVPQDQTKGPLGIDPQRGIGTAYEGHVRVPKPTGVKKGWQRAMAVVCDFKLFLYELGEGKATQPSVVVSQVIDMRDEEFSVSSVLASDVIHASRKDIPCIFRVTASQLSPSSSHKPSILILADSDQERTKWVGLLSELHRILKRNKLKERFVYVPKEAYDSTLPLIKTTQSAAIIDHERVALGNEEGLFVIHVTKDEIIRVGDNKKVHHIDLMLQEQLLAVISGRNRHVRLFPTQALDGRETEFYKLAETKGCQTIVSGPVRNGSITCLCVAMKNKIICYEVNKSKMRHRRLRELQAPGPVQWMGLLSERLYVGYQSGFMRYSVHGDMSPVSLLHAEDHTLAFIPQQGLDALCAVEISSKELLLCFSAIGVYVDSQGRRSRQQELMWPAVPIAACYNAPYLSVYSENAVDVFDVNTMEWIQTIPVKKMRPLNVDGSLNLLGLETVRLIYFRNKMAEGDELVVPETSDNSRKQMVRSMNNKRRYSFRVPEEERLQQRREMLRDPEMRNKLISNPTNFNHVAHMGPGDGIQILKDLPMNVRVQDSRAGFSGSVSIPSITKNRAEPGRSMSASSGLGIRSSSQNGSALRRELSGGSYGSKRQTMTSPSESSLSSGGGVDCGDAPLSQFDREWQAVSPSEKTPDLKRALRTLLSKMKDSDSPRHSTASNSSTFSSPPSPASPHKTKSLSLESTERMGWDT